One region of Anaeromyxobacter paludicola genomic DNA includes:
- the groL gene encoding chaperonin GroEL (60 kDa chaperone family; promotes refolding of misfolded polypeptides especially under stressful conditions; forms two stacked rings of heptamers to form a barrel-shaped 14mer; ends can be capped by GroES; misfolded proteins enter the barrel where they are refolded when GroES binds): MAAKEIIFDQRAREAILKGVNTLADAVKVTLGPKGRNVVIEKSFGSPTITKDGVTVAKEIELENKFENMGAQMVKEVASKTSDVAGDGTTTATVLAQAIYREGSKLVAAGHNPMEIKRGIDKAVEAVVAQLKNLSKPTKDHKEIAQVGIISANGDTTIGNIIAEAMEKVGKEGVITVEEAKGLETTLDVVEGMQFDRGYLSPYMVTDPERMEAILEDGYILIHEKKISNMKDLLPVLEQVARAGKPLLIVAEEVEGEALATLVVNKLRGTLHVCAVKAPGFGDRRKAMLEDIATLTGGKMIAEELGIKLEQVTLKELGRAKRITVDKDNTTIVDGAGKKADIEARVKVIRAQIEETTSDYDREKLQERLAKLVGGVAVINVGAATETEMKEKKARVEDALHATRAAVEEGIVPGGGVAYLRCLKALDKVQVEEGEKFGLDMVRRALEEPLRQISENGGVEGSIVVNKVKESKEPNFGFNAASGDYEDLVKAGVIDPTKVSRTALQNAASVASLMLTTMAMIAEKPKEEAPMPAGGGMGGMGGMGM, encoded by the coding sequence ATGGCTGCCAAGGAAATCATCTTCGATCAGCGCGCCCGGGAGGCGATCCTCAAGGGCGTGAACACCCTCGCCGACGCGGTGAAGGTCACCCTCGGGCCCAAGGGCCGCAACGTCGTCATCGAGAAGAGCTTCGGCTCCCCCACGATCACCAAGGACGGCGTCACCGTCGCCAAGGAGATCGAGCTCGAGAACAAGTTCGAGAACATGGGCGCCCAGATGGTGAAGGAGGTCGCCTCCAAGACCTCCGACGTCGCCGGCGACGGCACCACCACCGCCACCGTGCTCGCCCAGGCCATCTACCGCGAGGGCTCGAAGCTCGTCGCGGCCGGCCACAACCCGATGGAGATCAAGCGGGGCATCGACAAGGCCGTCGAGGCCGTCGTCGCCCAGCTCAAGAACCTCTCCAAGCCCACCAAGGACCACAAGGAGATCGCCCAGGTCGGCATCATCTCGGCCAACGGCGACACCACCATCGGCAACATCATCGCCGAGGCGATGGAGAAGGTCGGCAAGGAGGGCGTGATCACGGTCGAGGAGGCCAAGGGCCTCGAGACCACCCTCGACGTCGTCGAGGGCATGCAGTTCGACCGCGGCTACCTCTCGCCGTACATGGTCACCGACCCGGAGCGGATGGAGGCCATCCTCGAGGACGGCTACATCCTCATCCACGAGAAGAAGATCTCGAACATGAAGGACCTCCTGCCGGTGCTCGAGCAGGTGGCCCGCGCCGGGAAGCCGCTCCTCATCGTGGCCGAGGAGGTCGAGGGTGAGGCGCTGGCGACGCTGGTCGTCAACAAGCTCCGCGGCACGCTGCACGTCTGCGCCGTGAAGGCCCCCGGCTTCGGCGACCGCCGCAAGGCCATGCTCGAGGACATCGCCACCCTGACCGGCGGCAAGATGATCGCCGAGGAGCTCGGCATCAAGCTCGAGCAGGTGACGCTGAAGGAGCTCGGCCGCGCCAAGCGCATCACGGTGGACAAGGACAACACCACCATCGTGGACGGCGCCGGCAAGAAGGCCGACATCGAGGCCCGCGTGAAGGTCATCCGGGCCCAGATCGAGGAGACCACCAGCGACTACGACCGCGAGAAGCTCCAGGAGCGGCTCGCCAAGCTGGTGGGCGGCGTGGCCGTCATCAACGTGGGCGCCGCGACCGAGACCGAGATGAAGGAGAAGAAGGCCCGCGTCGAGGACGCCCTGCACGCGACCCGCGCGGCCGTGGAGGAGGGCATCGTCCCCGGCGGCGGCGTCGCCTACCTGCGCTGCCTCAAGGCGCTCGACAAGGTCCAGGTCGAGGAGGGCGAGAAGTTCGGCCTCGACATGGTCCGCCGCGCGCTCGAGGAGCCGCTCCGCCAGATCTCGGAGAACGGCGGCGTCGAGGGCTCGATCGTCGTCAACAAGGTGAAGGAGTCGAAGGAGCCGAACTTCGGCTTCAACGCCGCCTCCGGCGACTACGAGGACCTCGTGAAGGCCGGCGTCATCGACCCGACCAAGGTCTCCCGCACCGCGCTCCAGAACGCGGCCTCGGTGGCCTCGCTCATGCTCACCACCATGGCGATGATCGCCGAGAAGCCGAAGGAAGAGGCCCCGATGCCGGCCGGCGGCGGCATGGGCGGCATGGGCGGCATGGGCATGTAG